A single Dermacentor albipictus isolate Rhodes 1998 colony chromosome 3, USDA_Dalb.pri_finalv2, whole genome shotgun sequence DNA region contains:
- the LOC135899230 gene encoding uncharacterized protein encodes MRQVAVVLELRRGLLPAMGPSLKLLQYYSSQGSKKVWWKLLPRFRPEKTASIKGSTPLISTTGDEQHIERPRLKPALSRKLVLDNFAAALCCTACGDKVS; translated from the exons atgag gcaagttgctgttgtgctggagctgagaagaggtctgctgcctgcaatgggtccatctctcaagttattgcagtattatagctctcaag gttcaaaaaaagtatggtggaagctgttgccaaggttccgaccagaaaagacagccagtataaaagggtccacgccactgatctctactacaggggatgaacagcacatcgagcgccctcgactgaagccggccttgtcccggaagttggtgcttgacaactttgcggcagcactttgttgcacgg cctgtggagacaaggtttcttag